The proteins below are encoded in one region of Saccopteryx leptura isolate mSacLep1 chromosome 1, mSacLep1_pri_phased_curated, whole genome shotgun sequence:
- the COA6 gene encoding cytochrome c oxidase assembly factor 6 homolog isoform X1 — MAAPSMAERRACWASRDRYWRCLEERAEDAARCAELRRSFEASCPQQWPLLLGSAFLCLVNANACSSPFCATLSPQPALSIAVA; from the exons ATGGCGGCGCCGTCCATGGCGGAGCGGCGGGCCTGCTGGGCGTCCCGGGACCGGTACTGGCGCTGCCTGGAGGAGCGCGCGGAGGACGCTGCCCGGTGCGCGGAGCTGAGGCGCTCGTTCGAGGCCAGCTGTCCCCAGCAGTGG CCACTGCTTCTTGGAAGTGCTTTCTTATGTCTGGTAAATGCCAACGCTTGTTCGAGTCCCTTCTGTGCCACCCTCTCTCCCCAGCCAGCCTTGTCCATAGCCGTGGCCTGA
- the COA6 gene encoding cytochrome c oxidase assembly factor 6 homolog isoform X2, with the protein MAAPSMAERRACWASRDRYWRCLEERAEDAARCAELRRSFEASCPQQWIKYFDKRRDYLKFKEKFEAGKFQPSETTTGS; encoded by the exons ATGGCGGCGCCGTCCATGGCGGAGCGGCGGGCCTGCTGGGCGTCCCGGGACCGGTACTGGCGCTGCCTGGAGGAGCGCGCGGAGGACGCTGCCCGGTGCGCGGAGCTGAGGCGCTCGTTCGAGGCCAGCTGTCCCCAGCAGTGG attaaatattttgataaaagaagagactacttaaaatttaaagaaaaatttgaagcAGGAAAATTCCAGCCTTCAGAAACAACTACGGGGTCGTAG